A window from Triticum aestivum cultivar Chinese Spring chromosome 6D, IWGSC CS RefSeq v2.1, whole genome shotgun sequence encodes these proteins:
- the LOC123144093 gene encoding zinc finger protein HD1 isoform X1, with protein MELQGLGRYWGVGGRRCGSCRGSPAAVHCRTCDGGSGDGAYLCAGCDAGHARAGHERVWVCEVCELAPAAVTCKADAAALCAACDDDIHHANPLARRHERVPVQPIGSSSPEGQEPDAFVMSFGGAVDGEKQDPVVNLNDALEAGAGGKENVKLDFLFADMMDPFFGSELPRFPHADSVVPSGGAVELDFGGVAAPAVVSNPSYSSYTAASLGGSQGSSSEVGLVPDAICGRGGGIIELDFAQSKAAYLPYTPTPSHSTVSSVDVGSVPERSDSPIAAATPATGEGREARLMRYREKRKNRRFEKTIRYASRKAYAESRPRVKGRFAKRADDADADSNAVAVGTITTPRPCVLDFGSYGVVPTF; from the exons ATGGAGCTGCAGGGGCTGGGGAGGTACTGGGGCGTGGGCGGGAGGAGGTGTGGGTCGTGCCGGGGTTCGCCGGCGGCGGTGCACTGCCGGACGTGCGATGGGGGCAGTGGGGACGGGGCGTACCTCTGCGCGGGGTGCGACGCGGGGCACGCGCGGGCGGGGCACGAGAGGGTGTGGGTCTGCGAGGTGTGCGAGCTCGCGCCGGCCGCGGTCACCTGCAAGGCCGACGCCGCCGCGCTCTGCGCCGCCTGCGACGACGACATCCACCACGCCAACCCGCTCGCGCGCCGCCACGAGCGCGTCCCCGTGCAGCCCATCGGGTCCTCGTCCCCCGAGGGGCAGGAGCCGGATGCGTTCGTGATGTCGTTCGGCGGCGCGGTCGACGGGGAGAAGCAGGACCCCGTGGTGAACCTGAACGACGCTCTGGAGGCCGGCGCCGGCGGCAAGGAGAACGTGAAGCTGGACTTCCTGTTCGCGGACATGATGGACCCTTTCTTCGGCTCCGAGCTCCCGCGCTTCCCGCACGCCGACAGCGTTGTCcccagcggcggcgcggtggagctgGACTTCGGtggcgtcgccgcccccgccgtcgtctCCAACCCGTCCTACAGCTCCTACACGGCGGCGTCGCTCGGTGGAAGT CAGGGCTCGTCGTCGGAAGTCGGCCTGGTGCCGGACGCGATCTGTGGCCGAGGCGGCGGCATCATCGAGCTGGACTTCGCACAGTCCAAGGCCGCGTACCTGCCCTACACCCCCACACCAAGCCACAGCACT GTCTCCTCGGTGGATGTTGGGTCGGTGCCGGAGCGGAGCGACAGCCCCATCGCGGCGGCgacgccggcgacgggggaggggagggaggcgcgtCTGATGCGGTACCGCGAGAAGCGCAAGAACCGGCGGTTCGAGAAGACCATCCGGTACGCGTCCCGGAAGGCCTACGCCGAGAGCCGGCCGCGCGTCAAGGGCCGCTTCGCCAAGCGCGCCGACGACGCCGACGCGGACTCCAACGCCGTCGCGGTGGGCACGATCACCACGCCCCGGCCATGCGTGCTCGACTTCGGCAGCTACGGCGTCGTGCCCACCTTCTGA
- the LOC123144093 gene encoding zinc finger protein CONSTANS-LIKE 1 isoform X2, translated as MELQGLGRYWGVGGRRCGSCRGSPAAVHCRTCDGGSGDGAYLCAGCDAGHARAGHERVWVCEVCELAPAAVTCKADAAALCAACDDDIHHANPLARRHERVPVQPIGSSSPEGQEPDAFVMSFGGAVDGEKQDPVVNLNDALEAGAGGKENVKLDFLFADMMDPFFGSELPRFPHADSVVPSGGAVELDFGGVAAPAVVSNPSYSSYTAASLGGSGSSSEVGLVPDAICGRGGGIIELDFAQSKAAYLPYTPTPSHSTVSSVDVGSVPERSDSPIAAATPATGEGREARLMRYREKRKNRRFEKTIRYASRKAYAESRPRVKGRFAKRADDADADSNAVAVGTITTPRPCVLDFGSYGVVPTF; from the exons ATGGAGCTGCAGGGGCTGGGGAGGTACTGGGGCGTGGGCGGGAGGAGGTGTGGGTCGTGCCGGGGTTCGCCGGCGGCGGTGCACTGCCGGACGTGCGATGGGGGCAGTGGGGACGGGGCGTACCTCTGCGCGGGGTGCGACGCGGGGCACGCGCGGGCGGGGCACGAGAGGGTGTGGGTCTGCGAGGTGTGCGAGCTCGCGCCGGCCGCGGTCACCTGCAAGGCCGACGCCGCCGCGCTCTGCGCCGCCTGCGACGACGACATCCACCACGCCAACCCGCTCGCGCGCCGCCACGAGCGCGTCCCCGTGCAGCCCATCGGGTCCTCGTCCCCCGAGGGGCAGGAGCCGGATGCGTTCGTGATGTCGTTCGGCGGCGCGGTCGACGGGGAGAAGCAGGACCCCGTGGTGAACCTGAACGACGCTCTGGAGGCCGGCGCCGGCGGCAAGGAGAACGTGAAGCTGGACTTCCTGTTCGCGGACATGATGGACCCTTTCTTCGGCTCCGAGCTCCCGCGCTTCCCGCACGCCGACAGCGTTGTCcccagcggcggcgcggtggagctgGACTTCGGtggcgtcgccgcccccgccgtcgtctCCAACCCGTCCTACAGCTCCTACACGGCGGCGTCGCTCGGTGGAAGT GGCTCGTCGTCGGAAGTCGGCCTGGTGCCGGACGCGATCTGTGGCCGAGGCGGCGGCATCATCGAGCTGGACTTCGCACAGTCCAAGGCCGCGTACCTGCCCTACACCCCCACACCAAGCCACAGCACT GTCTCCTCGGTGGATGTTGGGTCGGTGCCGGAGCGGAGCGACAGCCCCATCGCGGCGGCgacgccggcgacgggggaggggagggaggcgcgtCTGATGCGGTACCGCGAGAAGCGCAAGAACCGGCGGTTCGAGAAGACCATCCGGTACGCGTCCCGGAAGGCCTACGCCGAGAGCCGGCCGCGCGTCAAGGGCCGCTTCGCCAAGCGCGCCGACGACGCCGACGCGGACTCCAACGCCGTCGCGGTGGGCACGATCACCACGCCCCGGCCATGCGTGCTCGACTTCGGCAGCTACGGCGTCGTGCCCACCTTCTGA